The Juglans microcarpa x Juglans regia isolate MS1-56 chromosome 2D, Jm3101_v1.0, whole genome shotgun sequence DNA window gtGTCATGAAATCcgtcatatttattttacaataaaaataaatttataatctgacgtatcacatcaaatcacattgatttatgaatttatttttatgtaatttctttgtgtCTATCTATTTGGTACTCGAATAAAAAGTTTTCGATTTTGTTATTGCTGAtaagtaatttctttttttcttgttatgtATATATCATGTGCTTTTACTGAGGAAACTTAAGCTGACAATGCCACCGGTTTTTACCACAGCTTCTGGACTATCTGGGAGCACGGCAACTGCTCAAAGTCAGGTCTCAGTTGGGATGGGCTTGTTTGCTGGATCGACTGTAATGCTTCTGACAATTTTGTGGGGCACCTGTCTCGTAGTTGGCAAGTGTGACCTTGAGAGTTCAGTTGCAGTAAATCAAAAGGATACCAAAATATTTAGCTTAACTGGTATACCTTTATCCTTCGGCTTATGGTTTTTTTGGTGCAAGTGTTTCCTTCAAGATTCAGTGCAGATACATGCcaacaaaaaagattaaaaaatgaaaataaaacttgaatcCTAATTGCTATGGCCTAAAATATCTTGTCAAGAGTGAGGGAGTTGTTTCGATTAACCTCTTCGTGgatttcttttcattataaTCTGGATGATGCAGCAAAATGGAGACAAGTTTTGATCGATAGGATTGTTTGGATGATGCAGCTTGTTAATAATAGATTgcatatttctcaatttttctcAAGCAACTATAAGCTCCGGTTTAGATTGggaactcatctcatttcatcattacaagtttctcaaattcctacacaaaacgtaataaacaatttaattttttcaaatctcaaaacaataataatattctaacaatattttaatctcaactcatgatctctgaatccaaatgggGCAGGTTTTGGTGACAGTTAGAGATTAACTTATAAACGAAACAGTGTTAACAAGCAATATTTCCAAAAAATCAGTTCCTTTTACCGGCTGATGGGATTGTGATACGTTTAGAAAAGCATTGATACAATATTTTTGCAGGTTCTGGGGTGAGTACTGATATCTGGACTAGCTATGCTGCTAGAATCATGATTATCTCCATTATCCCACTCATATTAGTCCAATTACCACACATTTTCCAAGCAACTTCTCTTAGTCACATGGCAGTTCTGGTTTCTCTTATTGTCTCCATTTGTTTAGTGATCGCTTACAGCCTTTATCAGGTAATTTACAAGTTGAAGTTATTAATAAAGCAGATGGCATGCATCAATATTATTTGGTATTTCTTGGGAAATAAATTCGATTCATCCATCAATCGTACTGATTACAACGCTATCTGTTGAAACATAAATGCAGATTTTTCAGCCTTGGATTCAGAAGAGAAGACTTGCCTATGCAAAGCATAAGAATGTAATTTCAGGATTTCTGAGAAATATAAAAATGCATGCACTAGAAAGACGACTTTTCAATGATGATGGTGAACCAAATAAAGAAGTCATAGAAAAGTTAGtctaatttattcaactttcaacataTCTTCTGTTTctatttgaattaatatttcCAATTACTCATTACTATTGATCATAGTTTTAAGCAATtatattaagagaaataatttagccacaaagagattacacaaaagtaaatctacaaactgacatgacttgatgcagtacgtcagattgtaaagttacttttattataaagtagatctaatggatcACGTAAAGTCACGTtcgttttttaatttacttttgtgtcTCTTTGTGTCTATAacaattcttttatattaaagTTTAAGAGGGAGGGAAGAGATGAATATAATCATCTAATTTATATGATAACTCattatcattttacaaaatatgtaggtcattgaaaatttgaatttcaaaaagcATAGATCCTCCTATTCATAAGAACAAACTGGGGGGAGTTACCTTTTAGATCTTGTTTAATTAGACTATAATCAACACAACATGCTCTGCAGGAAGAATAGATAGATCATAACCAATCAAATTCAACTCCCTAaaccttttgaagaaaattaactTGACATTCGATAAATATTACACAAGTTTTAACTTCTGGACCACTTTCAAATGGCAGGTTGTTCAAGACAATTGATGAAAATTCAGATGGAAACCTATCAGCTGCAGAATTAAGAGCTCTGGTAATAGGAATGGAGCTCGAAGAGTTAGATACGGATATAGAGGGTTGTGTTGCGCATGTGATGGAAGATTTTGATACATCTCATAATTCACAAGTTGATGTTGAGGAGTTTGTCAGAGGAATTTCAAGATGGCTTAAGAATGCTAGGCGCTCTGCAGCAAGTGGCAGGGGCCAAAATGAGCATTCAATAAGGCTTCTCAGTAATTTTCATCTGGTATATAACTTGCTTTACATAAATTCCACCGATCTTGCTTGTTTGTGTAATGACAATCTATGAATGACTATATTATGCAGCAAACACGGAAAGAACAAGATCGTCTTGCAGGCCAGAATGATGAGGTTGTGGAGGGCATTGAAAATGCCAACTGGCATGCCACCAAAGCAGTGTTGATGTTGCTTCTGGGAACCCTTATTGCTGCTGTCACTGCTGATCCCCTTGTGGATGCTGTTGAAAACTTCTCAACAGCTACAAGCATACCTTCTTTCTTCGTCTCATTTGTCA harbors:
- the LOC121248483 gene encoding sodium/calcium exchanger NCL-like codes for the protein MLLNFEYKHLYIYIYIYVIPKRLFKLFTQTMETKKLACFLLASFLIFLITLAGTGQGRLVTSNSPGDNIVSDGVHSTLYQQPKLLYHNSLFSSEDSCTETYGFLPCTATVLGNVFLILVYSYLMFLGAKLLSGGSEILLEILGPGIIGGFFLPVLSAVPDATIILASGLSGSTATAQSQVSVGMGLFAGSTVMLLTILWGTCLVVGKCDLESSVAVNQKDTKIFSLTGSGVSTDIWTSYAARIMIISIIPLILVQLPHIFQATSLSHMAVLVSLIVSICLVIAYSLYQIFQPWIQKRRLAYAKHKNVISGFLRNIKMHALERRLFNDDGEPNKEVIEKLFKTIDENSDGNLSAAELRALVIGMELEELDTDIEGCVAHVMEDFDTSHNSQVDVEEFVRGISRWLKNARRSAASGRGQNEHSIRLLSNFHLQTRKEQDRLAGQNDEVVEGIENANWHATKAVLMLLLGTLIAAVTADPLVDAVENFSTATSIPSFFVSFVILPFASSSEVVSTLIFAKKKNLRMASLMYSEIYGSVTMSNVLSLAVFLGLVYFRDLTWDFSSEVLVILIVCIVMGLIASFRTTLPLWLSLVAYALYPLSLLLVYILEYVVGWS